One Lentimicrobium sp. L6 DNA window includes the following coding sequences:
- a CDS encoding arginine deiminase family protein, with protein sequence MNPIDIQVSSEIGKLEGVILHSPGPEVENMTPQNAERALYSDILNLTVATKEYDEFSGALNKLTQTFEVKDLLEDILGNDKVKETLIKRILKSENIERYERHITDLTNKDLAATLIQGGEMVVNNLTKFLDPDRYTLKPLHNFFFMRDASVSVNKRVLINKMANEVREREAIIMESIFDFHPGFNTRTVNPQTIARTMKNLTIEGGDVLIAREDILLIGLGPRTTSQGIDFIIECLKSTKERRHIIVQELPHSPESFIHLDMAFTFLDKDKCMIYEPVIMQANRFRTIMITIDNGKVDSIKETANIFSGLKSLGMDMKPIHCGGHSDPYTMEREQWHSGTNFFALAPGKVIGYGRNVYTIEELNKNGFEVITAKDVVSEKRNPEEYEKYVITIEGSELARGGGGARCMTMPVRRAEVNW encoded by the coding sequence ATGAATCCAATCGATATACAAGTATCCTCAGAAATAGGAAAGCTGGAAGGTGTTATCTTACATTCACCTGGTCCTGAAGTAGAAAACATGACTCCTCAAAATGCTGAAAGAGCCTTATACTCAGATATTTTGAACTTAACTGTTGCTACTAAGGAATATGATGAATTTAGCGGGGCCTTAAATAAATTAACCCAAACTTTTGAAGTAAAAGACCTTTTAGAAGATATTTTGGGTAATGATAAGGTGAAGGAAACATTGATTAAGAGAATTCTAAAAAGTGAAAATATAGAACGTTACGAACGTCATATTACTGATTTAACTAATAAAGACTTAGCTGCCACCTTAATTCAAGGAGGTGAAATGGTAGTTAACAATTTGACCAAATTTCTGGATCCAGATCGATATACTCTAAAACCCTTGCATAACTTTTTCTTTATGCGTGACGCTTCTGTCTCTGTCAACAAGAGAGTTCTCATTAACAAGATGGCCAATGAAGTTAGGGAAAGGGAAGCTATTATCATGGAAAGCATATTCGACTTCCATCCTGGTTTTAATACTAGAACAGTAAATCCACAGACTATTGCTCGTACCATGAAAAACTTAACCATAGAAGGAGGTGATGTTTTAATTGCTAGAGAAGATATTTTATTGATAGGCCTCGGCCCAAGAACTACTAGTCAAGGAATCGATTTTATTATTGAGTGTTTAAAAAGTACTAAAGAAAGAAGACATATCATTGTTCAGGAGTTACCCCATAGTCCTGAATCTTTCATTCATTTAGACATGGCCTTCACTTTCTTGGATAAAGATAAATGTATGATCTACGAACCAGTTATCATGCAAGCAAATCGTTTTAGAACAATTATGATTACTATAGATAATGGCAAAGTAGATTCTATTAAAGAAACCGCGAATATCTTTAGTGGGCTAAAATCTTTAGGCATGGACATGAAACCTATTCATTGTGGTGGTCATAGCGACCCATATACTATGGAAAGAGAACAATGGCATAGTGGAACAAATTTCTTTGCATTAGCACCTGGAAAGGTGATTGGATATGGAAGAAATGTATATACTATTGAAGAATTAAATAAAAATGGTTTTGAAGTCATTACTGCAAAAGATGTGGTGAGTGAGAAACGAAACCCTGAAGAATATGAAAAATACGTTATCACAATCGAAGGTAGCGAATTAGCTCGAGGTGGCGGTGGTGCACGTTGCATGACTATGCCAGTTAGAAGAGCAGAAGTAAACTGGTAA
- a CDS encoding nucleotide pyrophosphohydrolase yields the protein MSLTIAQAQEVVDIWIKENGVRYFNELTNMAILMEEVGEVARIISRKYGEQSFKKSDEKVDLADEFADVLFVLICLANQTGIDLTMALQKNLEKKTKRDSQRHKNNLKLQDNNKT from the coding sequence TTGAGTTTAACAATAGCACAAGCACAAGAAGTCGTTGATATTTGGATCAAGGAAAATGGAGTGAGATACTTTAATGAATTGACCAATATGGCCATTTTAATGGAAGAAGTAGGGGAGGTGGCTAGAATTATTTCTCGTAAATACGGAGAGCAGTCCTTTAAAAAAAGTGATGAAAAAGTAGATTTAGCCGACGAGTTTGCTGATGTGCTTTTTGTTCTTATTTGCTTAGCTAATCAGACCGGAATTGATTTGACAATGGCTTTACAAAAGAATCTCGAAAAAAAAACCAAGCGAGATTCTCAGCGACATAAGAATAATCTCAAACTACAAGATAATAACAAAACCTAA
- a CDS encoding BamA/TamA family outer membrane protein translates to MKRRILLLLSIALLAWPVLAQQSDSTKTAKIKKGWSFGALPVVSYDSDLGFQYGALGSIYHYGDGSRFPEYDHMFYVEGSLFTKGSGIFRFAYESDRLIKGVRINFDMSYIPDDAYDFIGFNGYESVYNQAWIDQDNVEDYISRMFYKQKRNMFRTRVDFQGKLAIKNLNWTGGVEFYNMEISSVNIDKFNKGKDGDDLLLPIDSMPGLYERYQEWGLIDAKTKDGGMVMGLKAGLVYDSRDNRAHPTKGIWTEAGLFFAPSFINDVDEGYLKFYLTHRQYFNIVKDRLTFAYRIGYQSSLVNKGPWYTDQLIITSALRGAFSEGLGGARSLRGIKRNRVVGDGIAYGNLELRWKVIYFDWFNQNFYIGLNGFLDGGQVVKLIPTEDQIAIIDDPTIDKEDYFDVGAESIHTSYGLGLKIAMNHNFIFGVDYGRVVSDKDGGSGIYIGLNYLF, encoded by the coding sequence ATGAAAAGAAGAATACTATTATTGTTAAGTATTGCTTTGTTGGCATGGCCTGTTCTTGCGCAGCAAAGTGACAGCACTAAGACTGCTAAAATTAAAAAAGGATGGAGCTTTGGGGCACTACCTGTGGTATCCTATGATAGTGATCTCGGATTTCAGTATGGTGCTTTAGGATCCATTTATCATTATGGTGATGGAAGTAGATTTCCTGAATACGATCATATGTTTTACGTGGAAGGAAGTTTATTTACAAAGGGAAGTGGAATTTTCCGTTTTGCCTATGAAAGCGATCGTCTGATTAAGGGTGTTAGAATCAATTTCGATATGAGCTATATTCCAGATGATGCCTATGATTTTATTGGGTTTAATGGATATGAATCTGTGTATAATCAAGCATGGATTGATCAGGATAATGTAGAAGACTACATAAGTCGAATGTTTTATAAGCAAAAACGAAACATGTTCCGTACTCGAGTTGATTTTCAGGGGAAATTAGCCATAAAGAACTTGAATTGGACTGGTGGTGTTGAGTTTTATAATATGGAAATTTCTAGTGTTAATATTGATAAATTTAATAAAGGAAAAGATGGCGATGATCTTTTGCTTCCTATTGATTCGATGCCTGGTTTATATGAAAGATATCAAGAATGGGGATTGATAGATGCAAAAACTAAAGATGGTGGAATGGTGATGGGATTAAAAGCTGGTCTGGTTTATGATTCTAGAGATAATCGCGCTCATCCTACAAAAGGAATTTGGACTGAAGCCGGTTTGTTCTTTGCTCCTTCCTTTATCAATGATGTGGATGAAGGCTATCTTAAATTTTATTTAACTCACAGACAATACTTCAATATTGTAAAAGACCGATTAACTTTTGCTTATAGAATCGGCTATCAATCAAGTCTGGTGAATAAGGGACCTTGGTATACTGATCAATTAATTATTACGAGTGCTCTTAGAGGAGCTTTCTCAGAAGGATTAGGTGGGGCAAGAAGCCTTAGAGGTATCAAGAGAAATAGAGTAGTAGGAGATGGTATAGCTTATGGTAATTTAGAGTTGCGTTGGAAAGTCATTTATTTCGATTGGTTTAATCAGAACTTTTATATTGGTTTAAATGGTTTTCTCGATGGTGGACAAGTGGTGAAGTTAATACCCACAGAAGACCAGATTGCAATAATTGATGATCCAACTATTGATAAAGAAGATTATTTTGATGTGGGGGCTGAAAGTATACATACCAGTTATGGTTTAGGTTTAAAGATAGCAATGAATCATAATTTCATTTTCGGAGTGGATTATGGTAGAGTTGTTAGTGATAAAGATGGTGGTTCGGGAATTTATATCGGATTGAATTATTTGTTCTAG
- the truA gene encoding tRNA pseudouridine(38-40) synthase TruA: MQKRYFIKLSYLGTNYHGWQIQPNAMTVQQKINEALEILLRAPQMITGCGRTDTGVHASEFYAHLEIDFEKTRFPLEQMVYKLNSILPYDIAIQEIFEVDKDAHTRFDASSRTYEYHIVTQKNPFKKDLSYQLPFKNVNFEGMNEAAKILFEYSDFECFSKTGTDVNTFNCKIMKAEWNLEEDHLWVFTIQADRFLRNMVRAIVGTLLEVGQGKMSLQEFRAVIESKNRGNAGWSVPGQALFLTKVEYPFLNH, translated from the coding sequence ATGCAAAAAAGGTATTTTATAAAGCTTTCCTATCTAGGTACAAATTATCATGGTTGGCAAATTCAGCCCAATGCCATGACTGTGCAACAAAAAATAAATGAAGCTTTAGAAATACTCTTAAGAGCTCCTCAAATGATAACTGGCTGTGGAAGAACCGATACAGGTGTCCACGCCAGTGAATTTTATGCGCATTTGGAAATAGATTTTGAAAAAACTCGGTTTCCCTTGGAACAAATGGTTTATAAATTAAACTCTATACTTCCTTATGACATAGCCATTCAAGAAATATTTGAGGTTGATAAAGATGCACATACCCGGTTTGATGCTTCAAGCAGAACTTATGAATATCACATCGTCACTCAAAAAAACCCTTTCAAGAAAGATTTGAGTTATCAGCTACCTTTTAAAAATGTGAATTTTGAAGGGATGAATGAGGCCGCTAAAATACTTTTTGAATATAGTGATTTTGAATGTTTCTCGAAAACAGGTACCGATGTAAATACCTTTAATTGCAAAATCATGAAAGCCGAATGGAATTTGGAGGAGGATCATTTATGGGTCTTTACTATTCAAGCAGATCGTTTCCTTCGAAATATGGTAAGAGCCATTGTAGGTACTTTATTAGAAGTTGGACAAGGAAAAATGAGTTTACAAGAATTTAGAGCCGTAATAGAAAGTAAAAATCGCGGAAATGCAGGCTGGTCTGTTCCAGGACAAGCTTTATTTTTAACTAAAGTTGAATATCCTTTTCTTAATCATTAG
- the serS gene encoding serine--tRNA ligase — MLQTNYIIENQAEVIEKLKIKNFDASDIIPQIEEKNNLRKKLQGELDANLAEANQIAKSIGLLFKEGKIEEANTKKARSAELKSLSKSIGEQKAETEVELQNLIISLPNIPHPTVKPGKGEEENEVLSEHGSIPELGSNKLPHWELTKKYDLIDFELGVKITGAGFPVYKGKGAKLQRALISFFLDEAVDNGYLEVLPPLMVNEDSAYGTGQLPDKEGQMYHMPADNLYMIPTAEVPVTNIYRNVILKSADFPVKNVAYSACFRREAGSYGKEVRGLNRLHQFDKVEIVQVQHPDKSYETLEEMKAHVIGLLEKLGLPYRELRLCGGDVSFTSALTFDYEVYSTGQDRWLEVSSVSNFESFQANRLKLRFKDENGKSQLAHTLNGSALALPRIMAALIENNQTEDGIKIPEVLQRYTGFDIIN; from the coding sequence ATGTTGCAAACAAACTATATCATTGAAAATCAGGCAGAAGTTATTGAAAAGCTTAAAATCAAAAACTTTGATGCTAGCGATATCATTCCCCAAATAGAAGAGAAAAACAATTTAAGAAAGAAACTTCAAGGGGAGCTTGATGCTAATCTTGCTGAAGCCAACCAAATAGCCAAATCAATTGGTTTACTTTTTAAAGAAGGAAAAATTGAGGAGGCCAATACAAAAAAAGCTAGGAGTGCTGAATTAAAGAGTCTTTCTAAGTCTATAGGTGAGCAAAAAGCAGAAACCGAAGTAGAACTTCAAAACCTTATCATTTCCTTGCCAAATATTCCGCACCCAACAGTAAAGCCAGGTAAAGGTGAAGAGGAAAATGAGGTATTATCTGAACATGGTAGCATTCCTGAATTAGGATCTAACAAACTTCCTCACTGGGAGCTGACCAAGAAATACGACCTTATTGATTTTGAATTAGGCGTTAAAATTACCGGGGCTGGATTTCCAGTATATAAGGGAAAAGGAGCCAAATTACAACGTGCCCTCATTAGTTTCTTCTTAGATGAAGCCGTTGATAATGGGTATTTAGAAGTACTTCCTCCACTTATGGTAAATGAGGATTCTGCCTATGGAACTGGTCAATTACCTGATAAAGAAGGCCAAATGTACCACATGCCAGCCGATAATCTTTATATGATTCCTACTGCTGAAGTTCCTGTTACTAATATTTACAGAAATGTCATTTTAAAATCAGCCGATTTCCCTGTGAAAAACGTGGCTTATTCAGCCTGTTTCCGTAGAGAAGCTGGTAGTTATGGTAAAGAAGTTAGAGGATTAAATAGATTACACCAATTTGACAAAGTAGAGATTGTACAAGTTCAACATCCCGACAAGTCTTATGAGACTTTAGAAGAGATGAAAGCTCACGTTATCGGATTATTAGAAAAGCTAGGACTACCTTATCGTGAATTACGCCTTTGTGGTGGTGATGTGAGTTTTACTTCTGCCTTAACTTTTGATTACGAAGTTTATAGTACAGGTCAAGATAGATGGCTAGAGGTGAGTTCTGTTTCCAACTTCGAAAGCTTCCAAGCCAATCGTTTGAAGCTTCGTTTTAAGGATGAGAATGGAAAGAGTCAATTAGCGCATACTCTAAATGGTAGTGCATTAGCGCTACCTAGAATTATGGCTGCTTTGATTGAAAATAATCAAACTGAAGACGGAATTAAAATTCCTGAAGTTCTACAGCGCTATACTGGTTTCGATATTATCAACTAA
- the rpmA gene encoding 50S ribosomal protein L27 gives MAHKKGAGSSKNGRESQSKRLGVKIYGGQFAKAGNILIRQRGTVHNPGLNVGMGKDHTLFALVDGIVEFKKTRQDRSYVSVSPIEAAE, from the coding sequence ATGGCTCATAAAAAAGGTGCTGGTAGTTCGAAAAACGGTAGAGAGTCCCAAAGTAAAAGACTCGGAGTAAAAATATACGGCGGACAGTTTGCTAAAGCTGGTAATATCTTAATCAGACAAAGAGGTACAGTTCATAACCCAGGACTAAATGTAGGAATGGGTAAAGATCATACTTTATTTGCTTTGGTTGATGGTATTGTTGAATTCAAAAAGACTAGACAAGATAGATCATATGTATCTGTTAGTCCTATTGAAGCTGCCGAATAA
- the rplU gene encoding 50S ribosomal protein L21: MYAIVEIAGQQFKVTKDQKIFVHRLEGDEGASLEFDKVLLVDNEGAVKIGTPVLEGAKVSVKILSHLRGDKVFVFKKKRRKGYKKFQGHRQNLTQVQIENIVA, from the coding sequence ATGTACGCAATTGTAGAAATAGCTGGGCAACAGTTTAAAGTCACTAAAGATCAAAAGATCTTTGTGCACCGTTTAGAAGGCGATGAGGGAGCTTCCCTAGAGTTTGATAAGGTGCTTTTAGTAGACAATGAAGGAGCTGTTAAGATTGGAACCCCTGTGCTCGAAGGAGCGAAAGTTTCCGTTAAAATTCTTTCTCACTTACGTGGAGATAAAGTTTTTGTTTTCAAAAAGAAGAGAAGAAAAGGTTATAAGAAATTTCAGGGACATCGTCAGAATTTAACCCAAGTACAAATCGAAAATATCGTTGCATAG